In the genome of Candidatus Atribacteria bacterium, the window AACTAATATTATTAGATACCGTTATAATATCGAAAACTTCTATCTCGTCAGTCACAAAGGTAATATTATTGCAACAGTATCATCAATTTCACAATCTGTGTCGATAATTATTTTTCGATAAATAGATTTCTTTAATTATTTTATAAATAATGTAAATCATAACAATATTCTAAATATCGAATTCTCTTTTAAATTCTGCTTTACTTTCAAATCTTTTTGATATAATGGTAAACTTTCATTTTTCTTTATTTTCTAATCTTCTTACCGAATCACGTTGAATAAGTTCGGTTTCTAACTCTATCGATTTTTTAGACTTTTTAATCTTCTTTTTATCTATTAATTTAAGTAATATCTCAACTGCCTTTTGACCCATCAGATAAGTAGGCTGAGCAATGGTGGTTAAGGGCGGATAGGTGCAATCAGAAAATGATATATTATCAAAACCGATTATGGATATATCTTCTGGTACCCGGACCTTTAATTGGACAAAAGCTTTTAAAGCTCCAATAGCCATCAGATCATTAGCTGCAAATATAGCCGTAGGTAGTTTATCTGAAATCTTTAACTGAGGCCAATTTTGTGTTATTTTCTGATAAGCGGTATCCAGACGGAAATCAGCCGCCAATTCTTTTTTCCAATTTATATGGGCTTCTCTCAGGGCAACAAGGTAACCTTTTTCTCTTTCCTGATTAGTTTTAGTCCCTTCTATTCCGGCTAAATACATTATCTTCTTGTGCCCCATGGTTAGTAAATATTTAACTGCATAATAAGCCCCACCAAAATTATTTACCTTAACGATGGGAGTTGTCATTCCATTTATTTCTCTATCAATAAGCACTATGTTCATCTTTTTAAG includes:
- a CDS encoding LacI family transcriptional regulator — encoded protein: MKKKSTIYDVAKIAGVSPSTISRVMNTPGIVAEETRQKVISAVKELTYIPNMMAANMPRKRTNYIGLIIPDITNIFFTNLVRGVQDVCEKYGYSVLVVNSDDIQEKEGRYLKLLYSRRVDGVILTVAGYREEEFSKEEITLLKKMNIVLIDREINGMTTPIVKVNNFGGAYYAVKYLLTMGHKKIMYLAGIEGTKTNQEREKGYLVALREAHINWKKELAADFRLDTAYQKITQNWPQLKISDKLPTAIFAANDLMAIGALKAFVQLKVRVPEDISIIGFDNISFSDCTYPPLTTIAQPTYLMGQKAVEILLKLIDKKKIKKSKKSIELETELIQRDSVRRLENKEK